One part of the Geothrix edaphica genome encodes these proteins:
- a CDS encoding enoyl-CoA hydratase-related protein yields MEVRLERLAGDDAGIALLGLDRPAAKNALGRQLLAEFRQALAELRSDPAVRVVVVHSLVPGVFCAGADLKERAGMSQADTAVFVHGLRSAFTELEDLPQPVLAVLEGAAFGGGLELALAADLRVAGADAKMGLVETALAIIPGAGGTQRLPRLIGAARAKELIFTARRIGASEAERLGLVDRVAPAGGALDAALNLAREILPNGPLALRMAKQAVNRGLEMDQASGLAFERACYAQVIPTKDRLEGLAAFREKRKPRYRGE; encoded by the coding sequence ATGGAGGTCCGGCTCGAACGCCTCGCGGGGGACGATGCCGGCATCGCCCTGCTCGGGCTGGACCGGCCTGCCGCCAAGAACGCCCTGGGTCGCCAGCTCCTGGCCGAATTCCGGCAGGCCCTGGCGGAGCTGCGCTCCGATCCGGCCGTCCGGGTGGTGGTGGTGCATAGTCTGGTGCCCGGCGTCTTCTGCGCCGGGGCCGACCTGAAGGAGCGGGCTGGCATGTCCCAGGCCGACACCGCCGTCTTCGTCCACGGCTTGCGGAGCGCCTTCACCGAGCTGGAGGACCTGCCCCAGCCCGTGCTCGCCGTGCTCGAGGGCGCGGCCTTCGGTGGGGGCCTGGAGCTGGCCCTGGCCGCGGACCTCCGCGTGGCGGGGGCGGACGCGAAGATGGGCCTGGTGGAGACGGCCCTCGCCATCATTCCGGGCGCCGGGGGCACCCAGCGCCTGCCGCGGCTCATCGGGGCCGCCCGGGCCAAGGAGCTGATCTTCACGGCCCGGCGCATCGGCGCCTCCGAGGCGGAGCGCCTGGGCCTGGTGGACCGCGTGGCCCCCGCGGGCGGGGCCCTGGACGCGGCCCTGAACCTGGCCCGGGAGATCCTCCCCAACGGGCCGCTGGCCCTGCGGATGGCCAAGCAGGCGGTGAACCGGGGCCTCGAGATGGACCAGGCCTCCGGCCTCGCCTTCGAACGGGCCTGCTACGCCCAGGTGATCCCCACGAAGGATCGCCTGGAGGGACTGGCTGCCTTCCGGGAGAAGCGGAAGCCCCGGTACCGGGGCGAGTGA
- a CDS encoding acetyl-CoA carboxylase biotin carboxyl carrier protein subunit, whose translation MALVRAEMAGKVLEVCVAEGDAVGEDQDLVIIESMKMQIPVGSPEEGTVKKVFVTPDQFLNEGDAIVELG comes from the coding sequence ATGGCCCTGGTGCGAGCCGAGATGGCGGGGAAGGTTCTGGAAGTCTGCGTGGCCGAAGGCGATGCTGTGGGCGAGGACCAGGATCTGGTGATCATCGAGTCCATGAAGATGCAGATTCCCGTGGGCAGCCCTGAGGAGGGGACGGTCAAGAAGGTCTTTGTGACCCCCGACCAGTTCCTCAACGAAGGGGATGCCATCGTCGAGCTGGGTTGA
- a CDS encoding acetyl-CoA carboxylase biotin carboxyl carrier protein subunit, translating into MIVRAEWPGYVVDVLVRPGQEVEEDEPLMILEGTDSSRTAFYINAPECGKVREVLMEEGDFAYEDDDLVVIGDSDKDE; encoded by the coding sequence ATGATCGTGCGGGCGGAATGGCCGGGCTATGTGGTGGACGTCCTCGTCCGCCCCGGCCAGGAGGTGGAAGAGGACGAGCCCCTGATGATCCTCGAGGGCACGGATTCCTCCCGCACGGCCTTCTACATCAACGCCCCCGAATGCGGGAAGGTCCGCGAGGTCCTCATGGAGGAGGGCGACTTCGCCTACGAGGACGATGACCTGGTGGTGATCGGCGACTCCGACAAGGACGAATAG
- the ychF gene encoding redox-regulated ATPase YchF, with amino-acid sequence MAVACGIVGLPNVGKSTLFNALTRAGAASANYPFCTIEPNTGVVDVPDPRLALLAEIVKPQRILPAAQEFVDIAGLVRGASKGEGLGNAFLGHIRETDAIVQVVRCFEDTNVTHVEGGVNPERDLSIIETELVIKDLDAVEKGLERHRKVAKTGNKESLALVAVLERVFAALDAGQWARTAGLSPEDKALIKSYGLLTLKPTLFVGNIGEEDIRNPEGNVHYRKLQELAAARQAPCIPICSKLEAEIQDLPEEDRPLFLEEAGLTEPGLNVLIHASYDLLGLQTYFTAGVKEVRAWTIHKGDTAPQAAGVIHTDFEKGFIRAQVIAYEDFIQFKGEQGAKDAGKMRTEGKDYVVKDGDLMNFLFNV; translated from the coding sequence ATGGCTGTCGCCTGTGGCATCGTGGGTCTCCCCAACGTGGGAAAGTCCACCCTTTTCAACGCCCTCACCCGTGCGGGCGCGGCTTCGGCCAACTATCCCTTCTGCACCATCGAGCCCAATACGGGCGTGGTGGACGTGCCGGACCCCCGCCTGGCGCTCCTGGCGGAGATCGTGAAGCCCCAGCGCATCCTGCCGGCGGCCCAGGAGTTCGTGGACATCGCGGGCCTGGTCCGCGGGGCCAGCAAGGGCGAGGGCCTGGGCAACGCCTTCCTGGGCCACATCCGGGAGACGGATGCCATCGTGCAGGTGGTCCGCTGCTTCGAGGATACGAACGTCACCCATGTGGAGGGCGGGGTGAACCCAGAGCGTGACCTCAGCATCATCGAGACCGAGCTGGTCATCAAGGACCTGGACGCCGTGGAGAAGGGCCTGGAGCGCCACCGCAAGGTCGCCAAGACCGGCAACAAGGAGTCCCTGGCCCTGGTGGCCGTGCTGGAGCGGGTCTTCGCGGCCCTGGACGCCGGCCAGTGGGCCCGCACCGCCGGCCTTTCGCCTGAGGACAAGGCCCTCATCAAGTCCTACGGCCTGCTCACCCTCAAGCCCACTCTCTTCGTGGGCAACATCGGGGAGGAGGACATCCGCAACCCCGAGGGCAACGTCCACTACCGGAAGCTGCAGGAGCTGGCCGCGGCGCGCCAGGCCCCCTGCATCCCCATCTGCTCCAAGCTGGAGGCCGAAATCCAGGACCTGCCAGAAGAGGACCGCCCCCTGTTCCTGGAGGAGGCGGGCCTGACCGAGCCGGGCCTGAACGTGCTCATCCACGCCAGCTACGACCTGCTGGGCCTCCAGACCTACTTCACCGCCGGGGTGAAGGAGGTCCGCGCCTGGACCATCCACAAGGGCGACACGGCCCCCCAGGCCGCGGGCGTCATCCACACGGACTTCGAGAAGGGCTTCATCCGGGCCCAGGTCATCGCGTATGAGGACTTCATCCAGTTCAAGGGCGAGCAGGGCGCCAAGGATGCGGGGAAGATGCGCACGGAAGGCAAGGACTACGTCGTCAAGGACGGCGACCTGATGAACTTCCTCTTCAACGTCTAG
- a CDS encoding zinc metalloprotease HtpX, with the protein MNQAKTLLIIVAMTGLLVWIGDYFGGQSGMVMALAIGLVMNGVSYFFSDKIVLASYGARVVTQAEAPELYAIVANLTQRAGLPMARIAIIPEDTPNAFATGRNPEHAVVAVTEGIMRILSRPELEAVIGHELGHVKHRDILIGSMAAVLAQAIMFLSRMAMWVSPRDEEGRSNPLAGIAIMILGPLAAIMLQMAVSRSREYLADDYSAHLTGRPDMLASALERLQNYNQQAPMQSAQPATAHMMIVNPLSAGGLMNLFSTHPPMEARVERLRRMPIEAR; encoded by the coding sequence ATGAACCAGGCGAAAACCCTTCTCATCATCGTGGCCATGACCGGGCTGCTGGTGTGGATCGGCGATTACTTCGGGGGCCAGTCCGGTATGGTGATGGCCCTCGCCATCGGCCTCGTGATGAACGGGGTCAGCTACTTCTTTTCCGACAAGATCGTGCTGGCCAGCTACGGCGCCCGGGTGGTGACGCAGGCCGAGGCCCCCGAGCTCTACGCCATCGTGGCGAACCTGACTCAGCGGGCCGGCCTGCCCATGGCCCGCATCGCCATCATCCCCGAGGACACGCCCAACGCCTTCGCCACGGGCCGGAACCCCGAGCACGCCGTGGTGGCGGTCACCGAGGGCATCATGCGGATCCTCAGTCGGCCTGAACTGGAGGCTGTCATCGGCCACGAGCTGGGCCACGTGAAGCACCGGGACATCCTCATCGGCAGCATGGCGGCGGTGCTGGCCCAGGCCATCATGTTCCTCTCCCGCATGGCCATGTGGGTCAGTCCCCGGGACGAGGAGGGCCGCTCCAACCCCCTGGCGGGCATCGCCATCATGATCCTGGGCCCTCTGGCCGCGATCATGCTCCAGATGGCCGTGAGCCGCTCCCGGGAGTATCTGGCCGACGACTACAGCGCCCACCTCACGGGCCGTCCGGACATGCTGGCCTCCGCCCTGGAGCGCCTGCAGAACTACAACCAGCAGGCGCCCATGCAGTCCGCCCAGCCCGCCACGGCCCACATGATGATCGTGAACCCCCTGAGCGCGGGCGGCCTCATGAACCTCTTCTCCACCCACCCCCCCATGGAGGCGCGGGTGGAGCGGCTGCGGCGCATGCCCATCGAGGCCCGCTAG
- a CDS encoding PP2C family protein-serine/threonine phosphatase, which produces MPTNPFDRLRQLALKIPEGAQELLPLIDFLETFPDQGTEEDLVHLVGVTVMGIARTGQGGLWDGGKWLFLRGAAPAFPTHPGEGWQVLPWAYGEEVYGHLVLRTEEMPGAVPLLLSISAPLLAWRRAEAVRSTQNQALALQLSRLNTVFELTRNLGLVETRQDLVRLMANTLMGEFRIMRLLVVDAQGAVLHAKGLGQVPELLEGDALHELVEAKGLVHAVELLDQNHSHGFAYAADPAVGKLSDDDEVFLHTLLNLTSSQLSSLEFREARLQAERMEKDLDLARDIQRSLLPKTLPEPSGWQCAAANLPYQAVGGDLYDVWMARDEELGDRLHIAVGDISGKGLPASLMMTQLSAFLRALGGRRVQDWGKLAERLNRRMNDVRDGNRYTTLFAASLHPLNGDLRFVNGGHNPPLLVRSGGEVVRLAPTGPMVGLLPGVVFAEGHAAMEPGDVLVIFTDGLVEAENAAGEELGDGRLAEVIRRRPRAGADELFEALLVEAFQHLEGGRFRDDVTLVVVKRMGA; this is translated from the coding sequence ATGCCGACCAATCCCTTCGACCGCCTCCGCCAGCTGGCGCTGAAGATCCCGGAAGGGGCCCAGGAGCTGCTTCCGCTCATTGACTTCCTGGAGACCTTCCCGGACCAGGGCACCGAGGAGGACCTCGTCCATCTGGTGGGCGTCACGGTCATGGGCATCGCCCGGACGGGCCAGGGCGGGCTCTGGGATGGCGGCAAGTGGCTCTTCCTCCGGGGGGCGGCCCCGGCCTTCCCCACCCACCCCGGCGAGGGCTGGCAGGTGCTGCCCTGGGCCTACGGCGAGGAGGTCTACGGCCACCTGGTCCTCCGGACGGAGGAAATGCCGGGCGCGGTGCCGCTGCTGCTGTCCATCAGCGCGCCCCTGCTGGCCTGGCGCCGGGCCGAGGCGGTGCGCAGCACCCAGAACCAGGCCCTGGCCCTGCAGCTGTCCCGCCTGAACACAGTCTTCGAGCTCACCCGCAACCTGGGCCTGGTGGAGACCCGGCAGGATCTGGTCCGGCTCATGGCCAACACGCTCATGGGCGAGTTCCGGATCATGCGCCTCCTGGTGGTGGACGCCCAGGGGGCCGTGCTGCACGCCAAGGGCCTCGGGCAGGTCCCGGAGCTCCTGGAGGGCGATGCCCTGCACGAGCTGGTCGAGGCGAAGGGGCTGGTCCACGCCGTGGAGCTGCTGGACCAGAACCACAGCCACGGCTTCGCCTACGCGGCCGACCCGGCCGTGGGGAAGCTGTCTGACGATGACGAAGTCTTCCTGCACACCCTGCTGAACCTCACGTCCTCCCAGCTGTCGAGTCTGGAGTTCCGCGAGGCCCGCCTTCAGGCCGAGCGCATGGAGAAGGACCTGGACCTGGCCCGGGACATCCAGCGCAGCCTGCTCCCCAAGACGCTGCCGGAGCCCAGCGGCTGGCAGTGCGCCGCGGCGAACCTGCCCTACCAGGCCGTGGGCGGTGATCTCTACGACGTGTGGATGGCCCGCGACGAGGAGCTGGGCGACCGGCTCCACATCGCCGTGGGCGACATCTCCGGCAAGGGCCTGCCCGCCTCTCTGATGATGACGCAGCTCTCCGCCTTCCTCCGGGCCCTGGGCGGCCGCCGCGTGCAGGACTGGGGGAAGCTGGCGGAGCGCCTGAACCGCCGCATGAACGACGTGCGCGATGGCAACCGCTACACCACCCTGTTCGCCGCGAGCCTGCATCCCCTCAACGGCGATCTCCGGTTCGTGAACGGCGGCCACAACCCGCCCCTGCTCGTGCGGTCCGGCGGCGAGGTCGTCCGGCTCGCGCCCACGGGGCCCATGGTGGGCCTGCTGCCCGGAGTCGTCTTCGCCGAGGGGCATGCCGCCATGGAACCCGGGGACGTCCTGGTGATCTTCACCGACGGCCTGGTGGAGGCGGAGAACGCCGCGGGCGAGGAGCTGGGGGACGGCCGCCTGGCCGAGGTCATCCGCCGCCGCCCCCGGGCCGGGGCGGACGAGCTGTTCGAGGCCCTGCTGGTGGAGGCCTTCCAGCACCTGGAGGGGGGCCGCTTCCGGGATGACGTGACCCTGGTGGTGGTCAAGCGGATGGGCGCTTGA
- a CDS encoding ATP-binding protein codes for MEPAEFRLVIPSQTRYLNLVTGLAKRASLVAGLDDATAAKVSIAVDEAVTNVILHAYHGEGEHSVELELRFTEQALEIHILHSGQGLRGDQIVLPDPKEYIKHPRKGGLGLLLMSRFMDEVRFKADEASGRNECCLIKKLD; via the coding sequence ATGGAACCAGCCGAGTTCCGACTCGTGATCCCGAGCCAGACCCGCTACCTGAACCTGGTGACGGGGCTGGCCAAGCGGGCCTCCCTGGTCGCCGGTCTCGATGATGCCACCGCCGCCAAGGTGAGCATCGCGGTGGACGAGGCGGTGACCAACGTGATCCTCCATGCCTACCACGGCGAGGGCGAGCACAGCGTCGAGCTGGAGCTGCGCTTCACCGAGCAGGCCCTGGAGATCCACATCCTCCACTCCGGCCAGGGGCTCCGCGGCGACCAGATCGTGCTGCCCGATCCGAAGGAATACATCAAGCATCCCCGGAAGGGGGGGCTGGGCCTGCTGCTCATGAGCCGGTTCATGGACGAGGTGCGGTTCAAGGCGGACGAGGCCTCGGGCCGGAACGAGTGCTGCCTGATCAAGAAGCTGGATTGA
- a CDS encoding STAS domain-containing protein codes for MADLSIAVRQAGDVAVLLPAGFINAHTVREFEEALEGLVRDGRYTILLNCKNLNYISSAGLGAIMGLIETVREHQGDILLSDLQPNVFAIFDTLGFTQLYRVFGAEDQALAAVTPERKG; via the coding sequence ATGGCGGATCTTTCCATTGCGGTGAGGCAGGCTGGCGACGTGGCGGTGCTCCTGCCCGCTGGTTTCATCAACGCCCACACCGTGCGCGAGTTCGAGGAGGCCCTGGAAGGGCTGGTCCGCGACGGACGCTACACCATCCTCCTCAACTGCAAGAACCTCAACTACATCAGCTCGGCCGGCCTGGGGGCCATCATGGGCCTTATCGAGACGGTCCGGGAACACCAGGGCGACATCCTGCTGTCCGACCTCCAACCGAACGTCTTCGCCATCTTCGATACCCTGGGCTTCACCCAGCTCTACCGGGTCTTCGGCGCGGAGGACCAGGCCCTGGCCGCGGTCACGCCGGAACGGAAGGGGTGA
- a CDS encoding FYDLN acid domain-containing protein: MADLGKKFSCFQCATKFYDFGKPEAVCPKCGANQKAAPAKPRAVKKEKSVHVIEDDFTPEPEAENLEEAFSESGVPIERGRGEGFDPGDLRMDDYDE; encoded by the coding sequence ATGGCGGATCTCGGCAAGAAGTTTTCGTGTTTCCAGTGCGCGACGAAGTTCTATGACTTCGGCAAGCCGGAGGCGGTGTGTCCCAAGTGCGGTGCCAACCAGAAGGCGGCCCCCGCCAAGCCTCGCGCCGTGAAGAAGGAGAAGAGCGTCCACGTCATCGAGGACGACTTCACGCCTGAGCCCGAGGCCGAGAACCTCGAGGAGGCCTTCAGCGAAAGCGGCGTTCCCATCGAGCGCGGCCGCGGCGAGGGCTTCGATCCCGGCGACCTCCGCATGGACGACTACGACGAGTAG
- a CDS encoding adenosine deaminase family protein, whose product MNDPSIHPLVDRHTHLEGSLDPAWVRSEAERRGLTLPGPLEALWSGAAVPFEGFIEAFLFGAALLDSREAVREAVRAVTRRTQLAGGVGFDLWASPHFLVVHRGQITLDAFWRGLEEGLTEARAQGLRGCVVVDAVNHFGPKHGHAVLDLVLPDLSPFVRGFSTGGLEGRPFRDWAPVFDRARAAGLRIAAHAGENGPGSNVREAVLEGGVARIVHGIRADDATLELLAGRRIPVDICPTSNGALAADMTPHPLPRMLRAGVRCALGTDDPGVIPCDLATEAAGARSMGLDDTALAALRRHGAEDAWCLLP is encoded by the coding sequence ATGAACGACCCGTCGATCCACCCTCTCGTTGACCGGCACACCCACCTCGAGGGCTCCCTTGATCCGGCCTGGGTCCGGAGCGAGGCCGAGCGCCGCGGGCTGACGCTGCCCGGCCCGCTGGAAGCCCTGTGGTCTGGCGCCGCCGTGCCCTTCGAGGGCTTCATCGAGGCCTTCCTCTTCGGGGCGGCCCTGCTGGACAGCCGCGAGGCCGTGCGCGAGGCGGTCCGGGCCGTGACCCGGCGCACGCAGCTGGCGGGGGGCGTGGGCTTCGACCTCTGGGCCTCTCCCCACTTCCTGGTGGTCCATCGCGGCCAGATCACCCTCGACGCCTTCTGGCGGGGCCTGGAGGAGGGCCTCACTGAGGCGCGGGCCCAGGGGCTCCGGGGCTGCGTCGTGGTGGATGCCGTGAACCACTTCGGCCCCAAGCATGGCCACGCGGTCCTCGACTTGGTGCTGCCGGACCTGTCCCCCTTCGTGAGGGGCTTTTCCACCGGCGGGCTGGAGGGCCGCCCCTTCCGGGACTGGGCCCCGGTCTTCGACCGCGCCCGGGCCGCGGGCCTGCGCATCGCCGCCCACGCGGGCGAGAACGGACCGGGTTCGAACGTCCGCGAGGCCGTGCTGGAGGGTGGCGTGGCCCGCATCGTCCACGGCATCCGGGCCGATGACGCCACCCTGGAGCTGCTGGCCGGGCGCCGCATCCCGGTCGACATCTGCCCCACCTCCAACGGGGCCCTGGCCGCCGACATGACCCCCCACCCGCTGCCCCGCATGCTCCGCGCCGGGGTGCGCTGCGCCCTGGGCACGGACGATCCGGGCGTCATCCCCTGCGACCTGGCCACCGAAGCGGCCGGAGCCCGGTCCATGGGCCTGGACGATACCGCCCTGGCCGCCCTGAGGCGGCACGGAGCCGAAGATGCCTGGTGTCTCCTGCCCTGA
- the tig gene encoding trigger factor yields MSATLHHQSPTRKAVEVTVPAAEVSATFNEVVAKIAPKVRIPGFRPGKAPRPVLMQRYAREIQSDVAQQLVEKHFWKAAQEAGAMPISHPSLEKLDLKEGADAVFRAQFDVAPEVVLPDYKTMVLTKKKRAIDEATVAEHLEGLRQRATKLLPIEDGAVAQDLVVTCDIRVKPQGLKAQTYQDQVLKIDGTRPFDAQLLGMKIDEKKAFNLTHPADDTNQVLAGKTLAYEVQVKDIRRQEVPVLGDDFAKDMGTFENLEALKTAVQKDLEEAADRDAVARLHATMLDTLLDAAPFEVPRSMVALQLDDYCQEFAQHVARQGMDPKKVNWQAYRQYRMNDAERAVRSGYLLQAIGNTEAIEVPEADIDAEIRTFMAENQVQQPFEAFKAELERRGNTTEIKGRLRTDRIFTHLLATATVTEELLDKAAFEALVELERKREAGIPVNRFDAGGLEGGDLEGQEGGEPAAVAPAGHVHGPDCDHDHDHEAEAKPAKKAPKAKPEAEPAKDAVKKAEPVAEEKPKKAAAKKEEPAAEKPKKAPAKKEEPAAEEKPKAKKPAAKK; encoded by the coding sequence ATGTCCGCCACCCTGCATCACCAGTCCCCCACCCGCAAGGCCGTCGAAGTGACGGTGCCCGCCGCCGAGGTGAGCGCCACCTTCAACGAGGTGGTGGCGAAGATCGCGCCGAAGGTCCGCATCCCCGGCTTCCGCCCCGGCAAGGCCCCCCGGCCGGTCCTGATGCAGCGCTACGCCCGGGAGATCCAGTCCGACGTGGCCCAGCAGCTGGTGGAGAAGCACTTCTGGAAGGCGGCCCAGGAGGCGGGCGCCATGCCCATCTCCCACCCCTCCCTCGAGAAGCTGGACCTGAAGGAGGGCGCCGATGCCGTCTTCCGCGCCCAGTTCGACGTGGCCCCCGAGGTGGTGCTGCCGGACTACAAGACCATGGTCCTCACCAAGAAGAAGCGGGCCATCGACGAGGCCACCGTGGCCGAGCACCTCGAGGGCCTCCGCCAGCGCGCCACCAAGCTCCTCCCCATCGAGGACGGCGCTGTGGCCCAGGACCTGGTGGTCACCTGCGACATCCGCGTGAAGCCCCAGGGCCTCAAGGCCCAGACCTACCAGGACCAGGTGCTGAAGATCGACGGGACGCGCCCCTTCGACGCCCAGCTCCTCGGGATGAAGATCGACGAGAAGAAGGCCTTCAACCTCACCCACCCCGCGGACGACACCAACCAGGTGCTCGCCGGCAAGACGCTGGCCTACGAGGTGCAGGTCAAGGACATCCGCCGCCAGGAAGTGCCTGTCCTGGGCGACGACTTCGCCAAGGACATGGGCACCTTCGAGAATCTCGAGGCCCTGAAGACCGCCGTGCAGAAGGATCTGGAGGAGGCCGCCGACCGCGACGCCGTGGCCCGCCTCCACGCCACCATGCTCGACACCCTGCTGGATGCCGCCCCCTTCGAGGTGCCCCGCTCCATGGTGGCCCTGCAGCTCGATGACTACTGCCAGGAGTTCGCCCAGCACGTGGCCCGCCAGGGCATGGATCCCAAGAAGGTGAACTGGCAGGCCTACCGCCAGTACCGCATGAACGATGCCGAGCGCGCCGTCCGCAGCGGCTACCTGCTCCAGGCCATCGGCAACACCGAGGCCATCGAGGTGCCCGAGGCCGACATCGACGCCGAGATCCGGACCTTCATGGCCGAGAACCAGGTCCAGCAGCCCTTCGAGGCCTTCAAGGCCGAACTGGAGCGCCGCGGCAACACCACCGAGATCAAGGGCCGCCTCCGCACGGACCGCATCTTCACCCACCTGCTCGCCACCGCCACCGTCACCGAGGAGCTGCTGGACAAGGCCGCCTTCGAGGCCCTGGTGGAGCTGGAGCGCAAGCGCGAGGCCGGCATCCCGGTGAACCGCTTCGACGCGGGCGGCCTGGAGGGTGGCGACCTGGAGGGCCAGGAGGGCGGCGAGCCCGCCGCCGTGGCCCCCGCCGGCCACGTCCACGGCCCCGACTGCGACCACGACCATGATCACGAGGCCGAGGCCAAGCCCGCGAAGAAGGCCCCGAAGGCCAAGCCGGAGGCGGAACCCGCCAAGGACGCCGTGAAGAAGGCCGAGCCGGTGGCCGAGGAAAAGCCAAAGAAGGCCGCCGCCAAGAAGGAAGAGCCGGCCGCGGAGAAGCCGAAGAAGGCCCCGGCGAAGAAGGAAGAACCCGCCGCCGAGGAAAAGCCCAAGGCGAAAAAGCCCGCTGCCAAGAAGTAG
- the clpP gene encoding ATP-dependent Clp endopeptidase proteolytic subunit ClpP has protein sequence MPSSYYPPIVIEQTPRGERSYDIYSRLLKDNIIFLGTAIDDNVANAIVAQMLFLESEDPDKDIQIYINSPGGSVTAGLAIYDTMQFVKNDIVTYCIGQCASMGAHLLAAGTRGKRFALPNARIMIHQPSGGAQGQATEIEITFKEIQRLKDNLAATFAKHTGQPLKKVVKDMDRDFFMSAEEALEYGIVDKVLSERPA, from the coding sequence ATGCCCAGCAGCTACTATCCCCCCATCGTCATCGAGCAGACGCCCCGCGGCGAGCGCAGCTACGACATCTACTCGCGCCTGCTCAAGGACAACATCATCTTCCTGGGCACGGCCATCGACGACAACGTGGCCAACGCCATCGTGGCCCAGATGCTCTTCCTCGAGAGCGAGGACCCGGACAAGGACATCCAGATCTACATCAACAGCCCCGGCGGCAGCGTCACCGCGGGCCTGGCCATCTACGACACCATGCAGTTCGTGAAGAACGACATCGTCACCTACTGCATCGGCCAGTGCGCCTCCATGGGCGCCCACCTCCTGGCGGCCGGTACCCGGGGCAAGCGCTTCGCCCTGCCCAATGCGCGGATCATGATCCACCAGCCCTCGGGCGGCGCCCAGGGCCAGGCCACGGAGATCGAGATCACCTTCAAGGAGATCCAGCGCCTGAAGGACAACCTGGCCGCCACCTTCGCCAAGCACACGGGCCAGCCCTTGAAGAAGGTCGTCAAGGACATGGACCGCGACTTCTTCATGAGCGCCGAGGAAGCCCTGGAATACGGCATCGTCGACAAGGTCCTCTCGGAGCGCCCGGCCTGA
- the hisC gene encoding histidinol-phosphate transaminase, with amino-acid sequence MNASLSAVPAFEHLSHIPLYVPGKPIQEVQRELGLSSIVKLASNENPWGPTEAVKARVASVISGSEFEGLGLYPVSDGYYLRQRIAERKGITPDRVVLGNGSSEILEMVAKAALLDGGSAVIPKHSFAIYGIATQTAGGRVIESRATATELDADDILRSVAADTRLVYLGHPNNPTGIHLEKAALERLVRTLRDDIILVVDQAYAEYEDPASYPDAAAYLDERPNLLVLHTFSKIHALAALRIGYGLGSKELMGFLERVRSPFNTNHLAQAAAEVSVQDLAFEAFSRQKNTEARAAFVMEAARHRCRLSGTSGNFILMETAFPAADLFKELLKRGVIVRPMQGYGLPNHIRVTFGKPEEMQAFWAAAGPLLDGGC; translated from the coding sequence ATGAACGCGAGCCTTTCTGCCGTCCCCGCCTTCGAGCACCTGTCGCACATCCCGCTCTACGTGCCGGGCAAGCCCATCCAGGAGGTCCAGCGGGAGCTGGGTCTCAGCTCCATCGTCAAGCTGGCCTCCAACGAGAACCCCTGGGGGCCCACCGAAGCCGTGAAGGCCCGCGTGGCCTCGGTCATCTCGGGCTCGGAGTTCGAGGGTCTGGGTCTCTACCCGGTCAGCGACGGCTACTACCTCCGCCAGCGCATCGCCGAGCGCAAGGGGATCACCCCCGACCGCGTGGTGCTGGGCAACGGCAGCAGCGAGATCCTCGAGATGGTGGCCAAGGCCGCCCTCCTGGACGGGGGCAGCGCCGTCATCCCGAAGCACAGCTTCGCCATCTACGGCATCGCCACCCAGACGGCGGGCGGGCGGGTCATCGAGTCCCGGGCCACGGCCACGGAGCTCGACGCCGATGACATCCTCCGCTCCGTCGCGGCCGACACGCGCCTCGTCTACCTCGGCCATCCCAACAACCCCACGGGCATCCACCTCGAGAAGGCCGCCCTCGAGCGCCTGGTGCGCACCCTCCGCGACGACATCATCCTCGTGGTGGACCAGGCCTATGCCGAGTACGAGGACCCCGCGAGCTATCCGGACGCCGCCGCCTACCTGGACGAGCGCCCGAACCTGCTGGTGCTCCACACCTTCTCGAAGATCCACGCCCTGGCTGCCCTGCGCATCGGCTACGGCCTGGGCTCGAAGGAGCTGATGGGCTTCCTGGAGCGGGTCCGCAGCCCCTTCAACACCAACCACCTGGCCCAGGCCGCGGCGGAAGTCTCGGTGCAGGACCTGGCCTTCGAGGCCTTCTCCCGCCAGAAGAACACCGAGGCGCGGGCGGCCTTCGTGATGGAAGCCGCCCGGCACCGCTGCCGGCTCTCGGGCACCTCCGGCAACTTCATCCTCATGGAGACCGCCTTCCCGGCCGCCGATCTGTTCAAGGAGCTGCTCAAGCGCGGCGTGATCGTACGGCCCATGCAGGGCTACGGCCTGCCCAACCACATCCGCGTGACCTTCGGGAAGCCCGAGGAGATGCAGGCCTTCTGGGCCGCCGCCGGCCCCCTGCTCGACGGCGGCTGCTGA